The sequence TATGGCAAAAACCGACTGGACACTTGCTGTAATAACATTGGCAACCGCAGTTTCGGTGGTAATTTTCGGTAAGAAAATGATGAAACTAATCCCAATTTTTATTGCTATTGCAGTGGGGTATATCGTAGCGCTTATTTGGGGCAAGGTTGATTATTCAATAGTGCAGGAAGCCAACTGGATAAGTATTCCTGAATTCACCACACCTAAATTTAGTTGGCAGGCTATTCTTTATATGGTTCCGGTGGCCATTGCTCCAATTATCGAACACGTTGGAGATATGTATACAATTGGTGGTGTATGCAACAAAAATTTTATTGAAAAACCGGGCTTGCACCGCACTTTACTTGGCGATGGTATTGCAACCGGACTGGCCGGATTTTTTGGAGGTGTGCCAAATACCACTTACTCTGAAGTAACCGGAGCAATAACACTTACCAAAGTTACCAATCCATTTATACTTCGTATTTCGGCAATTACAGCACTGGTATTTGCTTTTGTGGGTAAAATCAGCGGTTTTTTGGAAACAATTCCACAGGCAGTACTTGGTGGCATCATGTTGTTACTTTTTGGTATGATCGCATCAATTGGTATTAAAACACTTGTTGACGCAAAAACCAATATGGGCGAAACCCGTAACCAGGTAATTGTTTCGCTGGTACTTACTGTTGGAATTGGCGGAGCCGTAATTCAATACGGAACTTTCTCGCTGGCCGGAATTGGGTTGGCAGCTGCAGTTGGTATCATCCTGAATTTGCTGTTACCGGCAACTAAAAAAGAAGATTTATAAGAAGTAGCGAGTTGCTAGATTCGAGATATAAAAAAAGGATCCGGTCTTTTAAAAGACTGGATCCTTTTTCGTTTATTGATAATTCCTCTTACTTAATCTTGTAGGCCATCAATGCTTCTCCGTGACGAATATATAATACTCCGTTGGCAACTACCGGATGTGAAAAATGCTCCTGGCTTCCCATTGTAATTTTAAATAAACCATTCTGGGTAAGTTTTCCATCTGCATAATTAAAAAGGCGCACATCGCCGTTGGTACCGTAAACGATAATTTTATTATCAGCGAAAATAGTACCTCCAAACGATGATCTTACTTTATCCAAAACAGTTCCTGTTTCCGGATCAAGAACATTCAGGTATTTATTCTCGGTGGTAACAAACAACTTGTTATCGTGCAGAATATAACCGCCCATATCGTTCTTCACACTTTCATTGGTCCACACTTCTTTTACACTGCTTCCATCGGCCGAAAGTTCCAGTTTAATAGCGCCTTTACCATTGTCATCATTCGTAATAACATACAAACACGGAGCTTTATAAACCGGCGTATTCGCATGGTCTCCATCATGACGAATGGCAATGTTGTATTTCCAAAGCAACTCTCCGTTTGCGCAATCAACACCAAAAACAGAATGTCGCGATGTGGAAACAAAAACCTTGCGTGATGGTAGATTTACAAGAATTGGCGAAACAAAATGAGTGGTGTCACCTGTTGCTTTCGATGTCCATATGGTTTTTCCTGTGAGACGATCGAGTTTTGCCACGCTGATTTCTTTTCCACCGGGGAAACAATAAACAGCATTTTCATCTGTAACTACCGACTCGGCATAACTAAATTCATTCATAAAACCATTCAGGTCGTTAATCATATCAACTGCCCACAGTTCTTTCCCGGTATTCAGGTCAAAGCAGCCCAGCCTTCCCAAACCTGAAGTTGCATAAACCATATTGCCAACAACTGTTGGTGTTGATCTTGATCCCGGGAACCGGGCAGAAAATCCATCTCCGACAAAAGATTTTCCGTTTGGCGTTTTCCACAATAATTTACCGTCCAAATCAAAGGCAAATAGTGTACTTATTCCGTTTTCAACTCCGATGATAAGTAATTTATCTGAAGTTATTACCGGAGCCGCGTAACCGGGTCCAAGAGTTTCGGTTGACCACAATAATTGCGGACCATCTTCAGGCCACTGATCCAGCAATCCGGATTCGTAATACTTTCCATCACGATCAATACCGCGCCACTGGTAAACGTTTTGTGAAATTGCAAATTGACTAATAAATAAAAAGACAATAAGACAGAATAAAGAATTGATTTTTTTCATTTTCGGTTATTTAATTTTTCGGTTGATTGACAGAGTTCTGACTCATGCGAATATAAATAAAAAACACGACAGGCCATGTTAACGCGGTCTTAATCACTTCATCAGAAAAAGCTTGCATAAAATAAACTGGTGCTATTATTCCTCTCAATTCGTCTCCTGTTTTTCAGGCAGATAACGCCAAAAACGACGTGGCATATGTTGGCGTTGCAGTTTCAGGTTTTTACGCTCTTCAATATTGATGTGTTTAAAGTACGAGCGCCACAGTTTTTGATAAAAATCTTCGCCCTCGTGCAGCAACTCCTCTTTCACCTGCCCGTTGTAAGCGCTAAACTGCTTTTTTGTGAGCACCACTTCTTCTACTTTTTCATTGCCATATAAAATGCCATAGTTGCGCTTCAAATCATAGATTAGCCAGCGCTGATCGGTAAAACGTTTTTGGTAGTGATTAATAATTAGCGGAATAACATCGTATTTTGGTTCGATGCCACAAAAATACATCCGGTCTTTGGTGCGCTGAAACCGCACAAACTGCATCATTCGCATGGCTTCCTTTTTTACCTTTTGCGAGGCTTGCGTGAGATGCAAAACATCGGGATCGCCATAATCGGTTTCCAGATTCAAGTGCCCGCTGAACATCCGACGCAAAAAGCGATAAATTTTCATTTCAATGCCCAGCTCTTCCGACAGGTAGGCATAAAACAACAGCTGTTTGTTTTTTCCCGACAGGTATTTCTGAATACCTTTCCACACACGCTCAGCTTTTTTCGGGTTGGTTGGGATATCAATACTTTCAACAAAAAGGTAACGTTGCTCGCCATAGCGCGAACAAATATCAACTGGAAAATCCTTCCGACTGTAACAGTCGAAAACGCAGGTTAAAAACCCCTCAAAAGTATTATCGTAGGTGTATATTTTCATGGCTGGATTCTGGATTCTGGATACTTGATTCTGGATATTGTGATTGAAAACTGTAACTAATGCAACGTTGGCAGCACCGATTTAAAATCGGCAAACAGCTTCAGTTGTGTATCGAGCGATTTTTTGTACTTCGAGTTCATTTCGCACAACAATTTGTGTTTTAATCGCTGCGGTTCCCAATCTGTTTTGTGGGCAGGCAACTCGTTGCAAGTGATAAAATACTTAGCTCGCTTCATCACTATTCCCAGTTTTTTAAGGTGCAATGAATTTAGCCGACGGTGTTTGCGTGCCAGAATAATCTTTTGTGCCGACTGCACTCCTACCCCAGGAATTCGTAGGATCATTTCGTAGTCTGCCCGGTTAATATCCATCGGAAACAGGTGCATGTTACGCAGTGCAAAACCTAGTTTTGGGTCGACATCCAAATCCAGAAAAGGCTGATCTTCGCTCAAAATCTCCTCGGCTTTAAAATGATAAAAACGCATTAGCCAGTCGCTTTGATACAGTCGGTTTTCGCGCACCAATGGCGGCCGGTTAACAGCGGGCAGGCGTTCGTCGTAACTATTCACAGGCAAATAACCCGAAAAATACACGCGTTTCAGGTTCTGCTTTTTGTACAATCCCGACGACAACAAAATAATCTGCCGGTCGGTTTCGGGTGTGGCTCCAACAATCAATTGCGTACTTTGTCCGGCCGGAGCAAATCGAGGTGCCTTACGATACTTTTTACGTTCCTCTTTTGCCACAAGAATCGAATCGCGGATTTGCCCCATGGGCGTTACAATATCCGGGTAGTTCTTTTCCGGTGCCAGTTTTTTTAGATTCGGCTCAGTCGGGATTTCCATATTAACACTCAAACGATCGGCCCAAATTCCGGCCTCGTGAATCAGCTCCTTACTCGCTCCGGGAATCGCTTTCAAATGAATGTAGCCATTATAATTCTCTTCTTTGCGCAGTTTCTTTGCCACCAATACCATTCGTTCCATGGTGTAATCGGGACTTTTAATCACCCCCGAACTCAAAAACAAACCCTCGATATAATTCCGGCGGTAGAAACCAATGGTAAGATCAACAATTTCCTGGGCCGAAAAAGTAGCGCGCGGCCGGTCGTTGGTGCGGCGATTTATACAATACGCACAATCGTAAATACAATTGTTCGTCATTAGTATTTTAAACAGGCTTACACAACGCCCGTCATCGGTAAAACTGTGGCAAATGCCACACGCCACACCATTACCAATTCCTTTGCTGCTGTTGGCCCGGCTACTCCCGCTCGATGCACACGAAACATCGTATTTTGCAGCATCGGATAATATTTTCAGTTTTTCATGTACAGAGTCGTTCATAATTTCACTGCAATTTTTGGTCATTAAAATCATCCTTCTTGCTCAAAAAAAATCCCCGGCGTTTATACCAGGGATTAGGAACCTCAGTTCACTTTGGGTTTAAACATTTAGGAACATTAAGGAAATATGTTGAACTAAATTATTTTTATCCGCTTGATAATATTATTATCATTTAAGTCGATAATAAATTAATCATTTCTTTTTAAACTGCAAGAATATTTTTTACTTTTGAAAAAATCATTTTCAACACTATGAATTTCTTTAGTAAGAATATAAAGCTGTTACGCAATCGAAAAAAGCGCACACAAAACGAGGTAGCTGTTGCATTGGAGTTAAAGCGAACCACTGTTAACGCACTCGAAAATGAGATCAGTCAACCTACTGTGTCGCACCTTCAGGCTTTTTCAAAATATTATGGGATTGCAATTGACACACTAATTAATGTGAATTTGCACCAGCTTTCAGAAAGTCAGTTTACCGATCTTCAAAATGGTTTTGATGTTTTTATTCGCGGAACAAAACTGCGGGTGATTGCCACAACCGTAGATTCGGACAACAACGATAATATTGAGTTTGTGAACGAAAAAGCCAAAGCCGGTTATGTGAACTGTTTTGCCGACCCCGAATACATTGGGAAGTTACCGGTTTTTCAGCTGCCATTTCTCTCGAAAGACAAAAAATACAGAGCCTTTACCATCGAGGGTGACTCGATGTTGCCTATCACCGCCGGTTCCATCGTTATCGGCGAATTTTTACAGGATTTCTACAACATAAAAACCAACGACGCCTATATAATTGTTACCCGCGACGAAGGAATTGTTTTTAAGGTGGTTCAGAACAATATCGCCAGCGGGCGGTCGTTGAAATTGATTTCGCTAAACAAAACATTTGAACCTTACGATCTGCCAATTGGAGAAGTAACCGAGGTTTGGAAATTTGTATGCTACCTAAATACCTGTATCCCTGAACCCGAGTCGGACATTAGTGTACTGATGAAACAAATGGATGAAATGCAACTGGCAATAAAAAAGCTCGGATCAAAAATTGAATAGCGCTTAAGAAACCACTCTCGCTTTCCTTTCGTAACTTTAGAAAAAGTTTGGTAATAACGAAATGCAGGAGGCCTTATTCTATAGTAAATCTACAAACGAACAGCTTAAGTGCGAGCTTTGTCCGTGGAACTGCATATTAACCGACGGGCAAACGGGTATTTGTAAAGTACGCACCAACCATGGCGGAACATTAATTACCGGTGTTTACAATAAAGTTGCAGCGCTTGGCTCCGATCCCATTGAAAAAAAACCACTTTACCATTTTCACCCTAGAAAAAACATTTTATCAATAGGCGAAGTGGGTTGTAACCTGCAGTGCAGTTTTTGCCAAAACCACCGGATATCGCAGTGCAAAGCTTCTGAGTTCTCGGGATTTCATAATATCAGTGCTAAAAAAATTGTTACGGAAGCACAAAAAACATGGAACAACATTGGCATTGCTTATACCTACAACGAGCCCTTTACTTTTTACGAGTTTTTATTGGATACTGCTGAACTGGCCCATTCAAAAGGATTAAAAAATGTAGTGGTTTCCAACGGTTATATCAATAAGGAACCGCTACAAAAACTACTGCCTTTTATTGATGCATTTAATATCGACCTGAAAGCTTTTTCGAACGACTTTTATAAAAAATACACCAAAGGGAAATTGCAGCCAGTGCTTGATACACTCAAACAAATTGCCAAAAGTCCGGCTCATCTTGAAATTACAACGCTGGTTATTCCCGGATTGAATGATAATAACTCAGAATTTGAAAACATGATAAACTGGATCGCCACCGAGTTGGGAGAAAGTGTACCGTTGCATCTTTCGCGCTACTACCCGCAATACAAGTTAAATGCACCCGCCACTCCAATAGAAACATTAACGGAGTTGTACGATTTGGCAAAACAAAAATTGCAACATGTTTATTTGGGAAATGTCAGCGACCAAAAACGATCAACAACTTACTGCGCCAACTGTAATGCGCCCCTTATTTCAAGAAATCATTATAATACAGAAATTGCAGCTCTTGATATTGAAGGGAATTGCAAAAACTGCGGTTCGCCCGCCGCAGTGATTATTTAGCAAGCAATTCGTAAAGCACACCTTCGCGCAAGGCAAAATCGGTTTGAACGATTTGTTTTATTCCAATTGAAGAAATAAGTGTTTCAATTAAAATTACTGCCGGTACAATTAAATCAACACGCACATAATCCATTCCTTTCATTTGCAACCGTTCGTTGCGGGTCGATTGCAGCAATTTTTCGTAAACAACATAAAACTCCTCAAGCGAGATAACTTGTGTCACCCGCTGTTTCTCGCCCGGATTTACCTCATCCAACATATCGGCAATTGTATCAAAAGCGCCTGAGCAACCTATTAAAGTGCCAACACTCTTTTCTGTACAATTCTGAATCGCCGTTTGATGTTGGTCAGCAAAATATTTTTGAAGTTCACGGACTTGTTCATCGCTTATCGGATCAGAAAGATCAAACGAATTAATTACCCGCGACATTCCGGTTGGCCGGCTTTCTTTCCAAATAATTGCTTCTTTATGCGTTAATATCAGCTCGTTGCTGCCGCCGCCAATATCAAGAATTACGGATGGGAATTCAATATTTCGGAACGCCAGCAAAACGCCTTTAAAAATCAATTCAGCTTCACGTTCTCCCGAAATAACCTCAATCGAACAACTGCATTCCTTTTCAATTGCCGCTATAAATTCAGCTTTATTATCGGCAGTGCGCACCGCCGAGGTTGCAAATACTTTTATTTCATTAACACCAAAAGTTTCCATTATTTCGTTATGCACCCGAAATGCCGCTATTGTTCTAAAAATAGCCTCATCGCTAATCTGGTTGTCCCTGATTTTCCCGTCGCCCAACTTCACTATTTGTTTGCTTTGATGCAGGATTTTATAATCAGCACCGGCCAGCTCGGCAATAAGCAGGTTACAGGTATTTGTTCCTAAATCGATTACAGCTATGCGCATAAATTTGGATCAGTTTTTGCGTAACGAATTCTGGCAAAATAAAAAACCTTTGAATTATAATCCAAAGGCTTTTATATTATTTAAACAAAAAACAATTCTTTATAAATGATGATCATACCAGTCTTTGGCATTTTTACCGCCCGATTCTGCCCAATCTTTAAACGTTGGGTATTCGTTCAGAATATTGATACTTTCTTTACAGGGTTGAAACTTTTTTGATGAGATAAATTCAATTCCCCATGGATAGATTTCCCGGGTACGATAGAATGCCTCGTTCCCTTTTAACGGGTAAGAGAATTTTTTACCTTCTTCCCAACTCCAGCTATTTGGAGAAGCATCATCATACGATCGAAACATACTTAAATCCTGAGATTGAGTTGGTGGGGCTCCAAATGGTCGAACCTGATGCCCAGGATCGTTGGTGCGAAATAAATAAGGAACAAAAACAAATTCCTTAAACTGTTTTTCCCTGAGTGTAATATTAAATTCAATTTCGCTTGTGCCAACATCCTGTACTCTCGAAAAAGCAATTACTCCGTTTCGTACAGCATCATCATTTTCTGCTCCCTGAATATCAGCTATCACGTCTCCTAAATAATATAAATTTGTTCCTTTGGCTTCAAACAATTCAAATCCGAGTCCCAACTCTAAACCTGCACCAATCCATTCAACATTGCACACCACATTAATTTCCTCAATGTAATTCCCCTTTCCCCGGGTCCAGCTAAAGGTTGTTTTGGCTACTAAATCATTAAAGTCATAATCGCCTTTCGATGGCCACAAATCTTCAAAAATTACATATGACGAAGTAGATGTATTTCTACCCTGAGCACTTTTCAAATTATCAATAACTGATGAACTCCCAACCAAAACGGAAACATCCGGATTA comes from uncultured Draconibacterium sp. and encodes:
- a CDS encoding solute carrier family 23 protein, with amino-acid sequence MSGKTLREQLTFKNTILGVQFLFVAFGATVLVPLLVGIDPAVALFTAGIGTLLFHLITKGQVPVFLGSSFAFIAPIVEATRLYGWPGTLSGIIAVGVVYGIVSALVKLRGISFVERLFPSVVVGPIILLIGLSLASTAVDMAKTDWTLAVITLATAVSVVIFGKKMMKLIPIFIAIAVGYIVALIWGKVDYSIVQEANWISIPEFTTPKFSWQAILYMVPVAIAPIIEHVGDMYTIGGVCNKNFIEKPGLHRTLLGDGIATGLAGFFGGVPNTTYSEVTGAITLTKVTNPFILRISAITALVFAFVGKISGFLETIPQAVLGGIMLLLFGMIASIGIKTLVDAKTNMGETRNQVIVSLVLTVGIGGAVIQYGTFSLAGIGLAAAVGIILNLLLPATKKEDL
- a CDS encoding PQQ-binding-like beta-propeller repeat protein, whose amino-acid sequence is MKKINSLFCLIVFLFISQFAISQNVYQWRGIDRDGKYYESGLLDQWPEDGPQLLWSTETLGPGYAAPVITSDKLLIIGVENGISTLFAFDLDGKLLWKTPNGKSFVGDGFSARFPGSRSTPTVVGNMVYATSGLGRLGCFDLNTGKELWAVDMINDLNGFMNEFSYAESVVTDENAVYCFPGGKEISVAKLDRLTGKTIWTSKATGDTTHFVSPILVNLPSRKVFVSTSRHSVFGVDCANGELLWKYNIAIRHDGDHANTPVYKAPCLYVITNDDNGKGAIKLELSADGSSVKEVWTNESVKNDMGGYILHDNKLFVTTENKYLNVLDPETGTVLDKVRSSFGGTIFADNKIIVYGTNGDVRLFNYADGKLTQNGLFKITMGSQEHFSHPVVANGVLYIRHGEALMAYKIK
- a CDS encoding TIGR03915 family putative DNA repair protein; the protein is MKIYTYDNTFEGFLTCVFDCYSRKDFPVDICSRYGEQRYLFVESIDIPTNPKKAERVWKGIQKYLSGKNKQLLFYAYLSEELGIEMKIYRFLRRMFSGHLNLETDYGDPDVLHLTQASQKVKKEAMRMMQFVRFQRTKDRMYFCGIEPKYDVIPLIINHYQKRFTDQRWLIYDLKRNYGILYGNEKVEEVVLTKKQFSAYNGQVKEELLHEGEDFYQKLWRSYFKHINIEERKNLKLQRQHMPRRFWRYLPEKQETN
- a CDS encoding putative DNA modification/repair radical SAM protein — translated: MNDSVHEKLKILSDAAKYDVSCASSGSSRANSSKGIGNGVACGICHSFTDDGRCVSLFKILMTNNCIYDCAYCINRRTNDRPRATFSAQEIVDLTIGFYRRNYIEGLFLSSGVIKSPDYTMERMVLVAKKLRKEENYNGYIHLKAIPGASKELIHEAGIWADRLSVNMEIPTEPNLKKLAPEKNYPDIVTPMGQIRDSILVAKEERKKYRKAPRFAPAGQSTQLIVGATPETDRQIILLSSGLYKKQNLKRVYFSGYLPVNSYDERLPAVNRPPLVRENRLYQSDWLMRFYHFKAEEILSEDQPFLDLDVDPKLGFALRNMHLFPMDINRADYEMILRIPGVGVQSAQKIILARKHRRLNSLHLKKLGIVMKRAKYFITCNELPAHKTDWEPQRLKHKLLCEMNSKYKKSLDTQLKLFADFKSVLPTLH
- a CDS encoding LexA family transcriptional regulator codes for the protein MNFFSKNIKLLRNRKKRTQNEVAVALELKRTTVNALENEISQPTVSHLQAFSKYYGIAIDTLINVNLHQLSESQFTDLQNGFDVFIRGTKLRVIATTVDSDNNDNIEFVNEKAKAGYVNCFADPEYIGKLPVFQLPFLSKDKKYRAFTIEGDSMLPITAGSIVIGEFLQDFYNIKTNDAYIIVTRDEGIVFKVVQNNIASGRSLKLISLNKTFEPYDLPIGEVTEVWKFVCYLNTCIPEPESDISVLMKQMDEMQLAIKKLGSKIE
- the amrS gene encoding AmmeMemoRadiSam system radical SAM enzyme, which translates into the protein MQEALFYSKSTNEQLKCELCPWNCILTDGQTGICKVRTNHGGTLITGVYNKVAALGSDPIEKKPLYHFHPRKNILSIGEVGCNLQCSFCQNHRISQCKASEFSGFHNISAKKIVTEAQKTWNNIGIAYTYNEPFTFYEFLLDTAELAHSKGLKNVVVSNGYINKEPLQKLLPFIDAFNIDLKAFSNDFYKKYTKGKLQPVLDTLKQIAKSPAHLEITTLVIPGLNDNNSEFENMINWIATELGESVPLHLSRYYPQYKLNAPATPIETLTELYDLAKQKLQHVYLGNVSDQKRSTTYCANCNAPLISRNHYNTEIAALDIEGNCKNCGSPAAVII
- a CDS encoding LruC domain-containing protein, with the translated sequence MKKLWMLTAIIVLWGCLEDPTQDSNPEEDPNVFLIDAPADFDWACIKGTGITVNIKNSGQITSALDSTLVELYDDQNVLLDALTIYEGIAEFNVRIPTSVEQLTLKVLATGESVQINPDALTIDYVVPDVSALSFVKNDLDGDGLFDDFDVSPTNPDVSVLVGSSSVIDNLKSAQGRNTSTSSYVIFEDLWPSKGDYDFNDLVAKTTFSWTRGKGNYIEEINVVCNVEWIGAGLELGLGFELFEAKGTNLYYLGDVIADIQGAENDDAVRNGVIAFSRVQDVGTSEIEFNITLREKQFKEFVFVPYLFRTNDPGHQVRPFGAPPTQSQDLSMFRSYDDASPNSWSWEEGKKFSYPLKGNEAFYRTREIYPWGIEFISSKKFQPCKESINILNEYPTFKDWAESGGKNAKDWYDHHL